A portion of the Ascaphus truei isolate aAscTru1 chromosome 14, aAscTru1.hap1, whole genome shotgun sequence genome contains these proteins:
- the GNB4 gene encoding guanine nucleotide-binding protein subunit beta-4, producing MSELEQLRQEAEQLRNQIRDARKACSDTTLVQITTSLDSVGRIQMRTRRTLRGHLAKIYAMHWGSDSRLLVSASQDGKLIIWDSYTTNKMHAIPLRSSWVMTCAYAPSGNYVACGGLDNICSIYNLKTREGNVRVSRELPGHTGYLSCCRFLDDNQIVTSSGDTTCALWDIETGQQTTTFTGHTGDVMSLSLSPDMRTFVSGACDASSKLWDIRDGMCRQSFTGHVSDINAVCFFPNGHAFATGSDDATCRLFDLRADQELMMYSHDNIICGITSVAFSKSGRLLLAGYDDFNCNVWDTLKGERAGVLAGHDNRVSCLGVTDDGMAVATGSWDSFLRIWN from the exons ATGAGTGAGTTGGAACAGTTACGGCAGGAAGCAGAGCAGCTGCGGAATCAGATCCGA GATGCCCGGAAAGCATGCAGCGACACAACTCTCGTTCAG ATCACAACCAGTTTGGACTCCGTAGGCCGAATCCAAATGAGAACACGGCGCACCCTGAGGGGTCACTTAGCTAAAATCTATGCCATGCACTGGGGATCAGATTCCAG GCTACTAGTCAGTGCTTCTCAAGATGGAAAGTTAATTATTTGGGATAGTTACACAACAAACAAG ATGCACGCCATCCCTCTGCGCTCCTCCTGGGTTATGACTTGCGCTTACGCTCCATCTGGAAATTACGTGGCTTGCGGGGGATTAGATAACATTTGCTCCATCTACAACCTAAAAACGCGAGAAGGCAACGTGCGTGTAAGCCGAGAACTACCAGGACACACAG GATACCTGTCGTGCTGCCGATTCCTAGATGACAACCAAATTGTCACCAGCTCAGGAGACACCACTTG cGCTCTTTGGGATATAGAGACTGGGCAGCAGACCACGACCTTCACAGGACACACCGGGGATGTGATGAGTCTCTCTCTGAGCCCCGACATGAGGACTTTTGTTTCTGGCGCTTGCGATGCTTCTTCTAAGCTGTGGGATATCCGCGATGGGATGTGCAGGCAATCCTTTACCGGACATGTGTCTGACATCAACGCCGTCTGC TTCTTCCCCAACGGACATGCGTTTGCCACCGGCTCGGACGATGCTACTTGTCGGCTGTTTGACCTGCGTGCGGACCAGGAGCTGATGATGTACTCTCACGACAACATAATTTGCGGTATCACGTCAGTGGCCTTCTCCAAAAGTGGCCGCCTCTTGCTAGCTGGATATGACGATTTCAACTGCAACGTGTGGGACACCTTGAAGGGGGAGCGAGCAG GAGTCCTTGCCGGCCACGATAACCGCGTCAGCTGTTTAGGGGTCACCGATGACGGCATGGCTGTAGCCACAGGATCTTGGGACAGTTTTCTCCGAATCTGGAATTAa